The following coding sequences lie in one Streptococcus suis genomic window:
- a CDS encoding peptidase: MKQNSGQTVHRFSLRKTSFGLVSATIASLFMLFSFSSERQVFAEDSAKTVHYRYIAEDELTASEKQLIVNELPKLVEESDNAYYLIYKPKQSVSEGILPATGDEWFGQVTGALVGAGLLILAIRKGRKGKKEFAGLFILGATGSLLLAPPAFSLTNQTLARFNQELSISVGEQLPEPMTIEGYRYIGYIKEGKSDEIVKPIHPNSYLPGTDNAVNPDKPSLAVEHVDSVQTEPVAYETQEVPNNELLAGETVVSQEGVDGVRTIVTRRYTVDGQVVKTEEISNTITTPATPRIVQVGTKVVEEVAKDAPSHELPSLDIVESDTSYTEPVAYETQEVPNSELLAGETVVSQEGVDGERTIVTRSYTVDGQVVKTEEISNTITTPATPRIVQVGTKVVEEVPKDAPSHELPSLDIVESDTSYTEAVAYDTLEIPNSELLAGEMVVSQEGVEGVRTIVTRSYTVDGQVVKTEEISNTITTPATPRIVQVGTKVVEEVPKDAPSHELPSLDIVERDTPRTEPVAYETQEVPNSELLAGEMVVSQEGVDGERTIVTRSYTVDGQVVKTEEISNEITTDPRPKIVQVGTKVVEEVPKDAPSLELPSLDIVERDTTRTEPVAYETQEVPNSELLAGETFVSQEGVEGVRTIIIRSYIIDGQVVKTEEISNEITTDPRPKIIQVGTKVKEIPTITITSIAEDENAKSAEASFELSDRTQSYISAVAQLYQGDQLVREIPITDVTAPLALTGLDYYTDYSLKTIVTYNVGKGPETKLQESTQDFRLDYKKIEIKDIDQVELYGLDNGHYRRQLSLTSESVNLDNYFVKIKSDRFKELLLPISKIEEVEIDGQIKYKLTVETDELVQDTGNQYNKNYSFYVDKRVESQNGVYTSFKELLTAIENDPAGTYTLGADMTADEVDLATDALSYVTSTFTGRLNGAHNGKSYAIYNLIQPLFNIIKNATVENVDLIDVAITSKTEKVGALAKTATGSQIRNVSVEGSLSAPTSIGGLVYLANGATKITNSSFKGQLVAIGTNSGGSNIGGIAGWAKDNHTTLSQVQADVAITLSAKNNNYRAGALVGHIQNSARLQDGVAKGTIVNLTTAGQVGGVVGSTWSSGVVNNVVSSVQVTNGKRVHGDTAYGSAPITNTFVTGSASGAADKWSTQISETEAASKIAAMGITATVADSLNNQAKNLYSVDYSLLDKATSERAIAYANMEKLLPFYNKEYIVYLANKMDLTDKLAQTRLLDVVPMVGNQIVTDPNSQKRAINRIMLHYADNTVAYLDVAFKEDFVNNHVSDYTIVGTDLLYTPETFLSNYDGMVHRLTNDISSLVFNSDKVKAVLGIVEPTTPPTENELKNWASDLGVPSTTEQKPLWALYLEDSFNSVRDHLAEDLRKVLASDKAINSLGASVENYLVQKISQNKEALVLGLAYLKRWYNIDFGDLNTRDLTIFKQDFFGNQATSTLDVIIALGNSGYDSLRPKNNVQTYANSLQLAKGKATLFDYLSSYRQLFLPDKTNNEWLKDTSKAYIVEMASNVEEAAKKQAQATPDSRYALGVYDRITKSNWAHQNMLLPLLTLPDESMYIISTMSTLSFGAYDRYLYDSASNGMKFEDYMHQIVDRAAVWQRDHFDYWYSILSEESREKLFQSVLNYDGFNFRDSASKATWKSLQNTERSSIANFFGPVGKWYAANGSGAYATGSLTHFVVDRMLDQYGTSVFTHEMVHNFDGGIYFEGNGRRQGLGAELFALGLLQVPNGNQARSLGINTVYSGNEDSITRYHAANPAQRYKNVADLNTYVHNMFDVIYLLDYLEAKSVLKQSDTVKQKWYRVIDNYYIKDKEKNTHAGNTIRQLTIEEAAKLNTINDLVDNSIINRREYWDTHAGLTRNGYYTVSLFSPVYSALSNPNGSPGDFMFRRMAYELMAEKGYVEGFIPYVSNQLGKEAEAAGELVYDGWFRRNVGLITDDRVFKHIFKDEYADWATFKKAMYQNRINQLDNLVDFTMTYELDKPNSTKQVMISSFADLEKLMDEAVAQDMKSIDIVLAHNESSWVNVLKQRIYNALLRNTDDFRTSIFK; this comes from the coding sequence ATGAAACAAAATTCTGGACAGACCGTTCATCGCTTTTCTTTGAGAAAAACATCGTTTGGACTAGTATCTGCTACCATTGCTAGTCTTTTTATGCTGTTTTCATTTTCTTCAGAAAGACAGGTATTTGCTGAAGATAGTGCCAAAACAGTGCATTATCGCTATATTGCCGAAGATGAATTAACAGCGTCAGAAAAGCAATTAATCGTAAATGAATTACCGAAATTAGTAGAAGAAAGTGACAATGCCTATTACTTGATTTATAAGCCAAAGCAGTCAGTATCAGAGGGGATTTTGCCCGCTACTGGTGATGAATGGTTTGGGCAAGTAACAGGAGCACTTGTTGGAGCAGGGTTGCTGATTTTGGCTATCCGTAAAGGTCGTAAGGGGAAAAAAGAGTTTGCGGGATTGTTCATTTTAGGGGCGACAGGCTCATTGTTATTAGCACCTCCTGCCTTTTCTTTAACCAATCAAACCTTGGCTCGATTTAATCAGGAATTATCTATCAGTGTAGGTGAACAATTGCCAGAACCGATGACTATTGAGGGCTATAGATATATTGGTTACATAAAGGAAGGTAAGAGTGATGAAATAGTAAAACCGATTCATCCTAACTCTTATTTACCGGGTACAGACAATGCTGTCAATCCAGATAAACCAAGTTTGGCAGTTGAGCATGTAGATAGTGTTCAAACTGAACCCGTCGCTTATGAAACCCAAGAAGTTCCGAATAACGAACTCCTAGCCGGTGAGACAGTTGTCAGCCAAGAAGGAGTTGACGGCGTACGCACCATTGTCACCCGTCGCTATACTGTCGATGGTCAGGTTGTTAAGACCGAGGAGATTTCGAACACGATAACGACCCCAGCTACTCCAAGAATCGTTCAAGTCGGTACCAAGGTCGTAGAGGAAGTCGCAAAGGACGCTCCAAGTCATGAACTGCCAAGCCTAGATATTGTGGAAAGTGATACAAGCTATACTGAACCCGTCGCTTATGAAACCCAAGAGGTTCCGAACAGTGAACTCCTAGCCGGTGAGACGGTTGTCAGTCAAGAAGGCGTTGACGGCGAGCGTACCATTGTCACCCGTAGCTATACTGTTGATGGTCAGGTTGTTAAGACCGAGGAAATTTCGAACACGATAACGACCCCAGCTACTCCAAGAATCGTTCAAGTCGGTACTAAGGTCGTAGAGGAAGTTCCAAAGGATGCCCCAAGCCATGAACTGCCAAGCCTAGATATTGTGGAAAGTGATACAAGCTATACTGAAGCCGTCGCTTATGATACCCTTGAGATCCCTAATAGCGAACTCCTAGCCGGTGAGATGGTTGTCAGCCAAGAAGGAGTAGAGGGCGTACGTACCATTGTCACCCGTAGCTATACTGTTGATGGTCAGGTTGTTAAGACCGAGGAAATTTCGAACACGATAACGACCCCAGCTACTCCAAGAATCGTTCAAGTCGGTACTAAGGTCGTAGAGGAAGTTCCAAAGGATGCCCCAAGCCATGAACTGCCAAGCCTAGATATTGTAGAACGTGACACGCCCCGTACTGAACCCGTCGCCTATGAAACCCAAGAAGTTCCGAATAGCGAACTCCTAGCTGGTGAGATGGTTGTCAGCCAAGAAGGCGTTGACGGCGAGCGTACCATTGTCACACGCAGCTATACTGTCGATGGTCAGGTTGTTAAGACCGAGGAAATTTCGAATGAAATTACTACAGATCCAAGACCAAAGATTGTCCAAGTCGGTACTAAGGTCGTAGAGGAAGTTCCGAAGGATGCCCCAAGTCTCGAACTGCCAAGCCTAGATATTGTAGAACGTGATACGACCCGTACCGAACCCGTCGCCTATGAAACCCAAGAGGTCCCGAACAGCGAACTCCTGGCAGGTGAGACATTTGTCAGCCAAGAGGGAGTAGAGGGCGTACGTACCATTATCATCCGTAGCTATATTATTGATGGTCAGGTTGTTAAGACCGAGGAAATTTCGAATGAAATTACTACAGATCCAAGACCAAAGATTATCCAAGTCGGTACTAAGGTAAAAGAAATACCAACAATTACAATCACTTCTATTGCAGAAGATGAAAATGCAAAATCGGCAGAGGCTAGTTTTGAATTATCAGATAGAACTCAATCTTACATTTCAGCGGTTGCTCAGCTCTATCAGGGAGACCAGCTTGTAAGAGAAATTCCAATTACAGATGTGACTGCACCTCTCGCATTGACAGGTTTGGATTACTATACAGACTATAGTCTAAAAACAATTGTTACCTATAACGTAGGCAAGGGACCAGAGACAAAACTGCAAGAAAGTACACAAGATTTCCGCTTGGATTATAAGAAGATTGAAATTAAGGATATCGACCAAGTGGAGTTATATGGTCTTGACAATGGTCATTATCGCCGTCAATTGTCATTAACTAGCGAATCGGTCAATTTGGACAACTACTTTGTAAAAATCAAATCAGATCGTTTCAAAGAATTACTTCTTCCAATCTCCAAAATTGAAGAAGTAGAGATAGATGGTCAAATCAAGTATAAATTGACTGTTGAAACTGATGAACTGGTTCAGGACACAGGAAACCAATACAATAAAAATTATAGTTTTTATGTGGACAAACGAGTAGAAAGCCAGAACGGTGTATACACTTCTTTCAAAGAATTGTTAACAGCAATAGAAAACGACCCAGCAGGAACCTACACACTTGGTGCAGATATGACTGCTGACGAAGTTGACTTAGCTACAGATGCCCTCTCTTATGTTACATCTACCTTTACAGGTCGTTTGAATGGTGCTCATAATGGCAAATCGTACGCTATCTATAACCTTATTCAGCCACTATTTAATATCATCAAAAATGCTACGGTTGAGAATGTAGACTTGATTGACGTTGCGATTACTTCTAAGACAGAAAAAGTCGGTGCACTTGCTAAAACAGCAACTGGAAGTCAGATAAGGAACGTTTCAGTAGAAGGTAGTCTTTCAGCTCCTACAAGTATCGGAGGGCTTGTCTATCTCGCAAATGGTGCAACTAAGATTACGAATAGTTCCTTTAAAGGTCAGCTTGTAGCAATAGGAACCAATTCAGGAGGTTCAAATATCGGAGGAATTGCAGGCTGGGCAAAGGACAACCATACTACGCTCAGTCAAGTACAAGCTGATGTAGCCATAACTCTCTCTGCTAAGAATAATAACTACCGAGCAGGAGCTCTAGTAGGACACATCCAAAATAGTGCTCGTTTGCAAGACGGAGTAGCCAAGGGAACAATTGTAAACTTGACAACAGCTGGTCAGGTCGGCGGAGTAGTTGGTTCAACCTGGAGTTCTGGAGTTGTAAATAATGTTGTCAGCAGCGTACAGGTAACCAATGGTAAGCGAGTTCATGGAGATACCGCCTATGGTTCGGCCCCTATTACCAATACATTTGTTACTGGTTCGGCTAGCGGAGCTGCAGATAAGTGGAGTACTCAAATTTCTGAAACTGAAGCGGCAAGTAAAATTGCAGCCATGGGAATTACTGCTACGGTAGCAGATAGTCTGAACAACCAAGCTAAGAATTTGTATAGTGTGGATTATAGCTTGCTAGATAAAGCAACTTCTGAACGTGCTATAGCCTATGCTAACATGGAAAAACTGTTACCATTCTATAATAAAGAATATATTGTTTACCTAGCTAACAAGATGGACTTGACAGATAAATTAGCTCAAACGAGATTATTAGATGTTGTTCCAATGGTTGGTAATCAAATTGTAACAGATCCAAATAGTCAGAAACGCGCTATTAATCGTATCATGCTTCACTACGCTGACAATACGGTTGCTTATTTGGATGTTGCTTTCAAGGAAGATTTTGTAAATAACCATGTATCTGATTACACAATTGTAGGAACGGATTTACTCTATACTCCAGAAACATTCTTATCAAACTACGACGGAATGGTTCATCGCCTTACAAATGATATTTCAAGTTTGGTATTTAACTCTGATAAAGTGAAAGCGGTGTTGGGAATTGTAGAGCCTACGACACCACCAACAGAAAACGAGTTGAAGAACTGGGCATCGGATTTGGGAGTTCCATCAACTACTGAACAAAAACCATTGTGGGCACTGTATTTGGAAGATAGTTTCAATAGTGTACGTGATCATCTCGCGGAAGATTTACGGAAAGTGTTGGCTTCTGATAAAGCTATCAATAGCCTAGGTGCATCGGTTGAGAATTATCTAGTTCAGAAGATTTCTCAAAATAAAGAAGCATTAGTGCTGGGTCTTGCATATCTGAAACGTTGGTATAATATTGATTTCGGCGATTTAAATACTCGAGATTTGACTATATTTAAACAAGACTTCTTTGGTAATCAAGCGACCTCTACATTAGATGTTATTATTGCTTTGGGGAATTCTGGATATGACAGTCTTCGTCCAAAGAATAACGTTCAGACCTATGCTAACTCTTTACAGTTAGCAAAAGGAAAAGCTACTTTATTTGACTACCTATCAAGCTACCGTCAATTGTTCTTACCAGATAAAACCAATAATGAGTGGTTGAAAGATACAAGTAAGGCCTATATTGTGGAAATGGCTTCGAATGTTGAAGAAGCTGCTAAGAAGCAAGCACAAGCAACACCGGATAGTCGCTATGCCTTGGGTGTGTATGACCGTATTACGAAGTCAAACTGGGCTCATCAAAACATGCTCCTTCCTCTTCTCACTCTACCAGATGAAAGCATGTATATTATTTCTACCATGTCAACTCTATCGTTCGGTGCTTACGACCGTTACTTGTATGATTCCGCTTCTAATGGTATGAAATTTGAGGATTATATGCATCAGATTGTTGACAGAGCAGCTGTTTGGCAACGAGATCATTTTGATTATTGGTACAGTATTTTGTCTGAAGAATCACGTGAAAAACTATTCCAGTCAGTCTTGAATTATGATGGATTTAATTTCCGTGACTCAGCAAGTAAGGCTACTTGGAAGAGTCTTCAAAATACGGAGCGTTCTTCTATTGCTAACTTCTTTGGTCCAGTAGGTAAATGGTATGCAGCGAATGGATCAGGTGCGTATGCAACAGGTTCTTTAACGCATTTTGTTGTTGATAGAATGCTAGACCAGTATGGTACTTCTGTCTTCACTCACGAGATGGTTCATAACTTTGATGGAGGAATTTATTTCGAAGGAAATGGTCGTCGTCAAGGTTTAGGTGCGGAATTATTTGCTCTTGGTCTATTGCAAGTTCCAAATGGTAATCAGGCACGTTCATTAGGAATTAATACTGTTTACTCTGGAAATGAAGACTCTATAACCCGCTATCATGCTGCTAACCCTGCACAGCGTTATAAAAATGTAGCAGATTTAAATACCTACGTTCACAATATGTTTGATGTCATCTATTTGCTAGACTATTTAGAAGCTAAGTCTGTTTTGAAGCAAAGCGATACTGTCAAGCAGAAATGGTATAGGGTCATTGATAATTACTATATCAAGGATAAAGAAAAGAACACGCATGCAGGAAATACAATCCGTCAGCTGACAATTGAGGAAGCTGCAAAACTGAATACCATCAATGATTTGGTTGACAACAGCATTATCAACCGTCGTGAATATTGGGACACGCATGCTGGCTTAACTCGTAATGGTTATTATACCGTAAGTCTCTTTTCTCCAGTTTATTCCGCCTTATCTAATCCAAATGGCTCTCCGGGAGATTTCATGTTCCGTCGTATGGCCTATGAATTGATGGCAGAAAAGGGCTATGTAGAGGGCTTCATTCCTTATGTATCTAATCAACTTGGTAAAGAAGCGGAAGCGGCTGGGGAACTTGTGTATGATGGTTGGTTTAGACGAAATGTTGGGCTCATCACAGATGACAGAGTCTTTAAACATATTTTTAAAGATGAGTATGCTGATTGGGCAACATTTAAGAAAGCTATGTACCAAAATCGTATTAATCAACTTGACAACTTGGTTGACTTCACAATGACCTACGAATTGGATAAGCCAAACTCAACAAAACAAGTTATGATTAGCTCCTTTGCAGATTTAGAAAAGCTTATGGATGAAGCTGTGGCTCAAGATATGAAGAGCATTGATATCGTACTTGCTCACAATGAGTCAAGTTGGGTCAATGTCCTCAAACAACGGATTTATAATGCTCTTTTGAGAAATACGGATGATTTCAGAACTTCTATTTTTAAATAG